One Synechococcus sp. JA-2-3B'a(2-13) genomic window carries:
- a CDS encoding NHL repeat-containing protein, producing the protein MPRRASLTPLPWPALSALVLALSGCGELSSSSLSPSVLPPAALQPVSTPTPLPLSPLSLTFEQARQAGLSVPSNRIVLLLQEQGSDLVAQLPASEVDRWLARTPTWPGVEGIDLSITLGTYRQTATAPLRPGQPATFTFTNPPAGEAELSAIAYRGSTTLAQGKGSLTLSARSGSSGSVNRPPQDTERQRRLSMLVLSEVGVPLLHSSSATPALGQPLLLSGENLERVETVLFAAAANPERILRGEIRSRSGDRLVVMPPSSLSGSVWVAVADASGQGLGTLVYDWPAATPSPSPSPTPTAPAASAWVVETLLDGRTSPAADPVGNAPDNTGTESRIYLQQISGIAVDPEGAFYLADRAQHRIFRLSPEGELEVWAGTGQAGRRDGAANQAQFDSPQGLLWDPKGGLWVADSGNHCLRYINLQRQVSTFAGTCIAGYRDGGLDRAQFREPSGLALGSDGSLYVADRANRRIRRITPAGEVTTVAGTGQPGSVDGPAEQAQLLQPTALAVDKEGNLWIADGHRLRRLSAGGRVTTLSGAEPGYRDGPLAEARFQTLGGLAFDAAGNLWVADRDNHRIRRLQPGGQVSTLAGQNQPGWQDGPTSVARFDQPAGLAVLPDGSVVVVDAGLPGLRRISRVASGPVTPTPGGSL; encoded by the coding sequence ATGCCACGACGGGCTTCCCTGACACCGCTACCTTGGCCTGCGCTGAGTGCCTTGGTGCTGGCTCTCTCGGGCTGTGGCGAGCTTTCTTCTTCTAGTCTGTCTCCCAGCGTTCTTCCCCCTGCGGCCCTACAGCCGGTTTCAACCCCAACTCCTCTCCCTCTCTCCCCGCTTTCTCTCACTTTTGAGCAAGCGCGTCAGGCCGGCTTGTCGGTGCCCAGCAACCGCATTGTTCTGCTGCTTCAGGAACAGGGATCCGATCTGGTGGCCCAGCTACCGGCCTCAGAGGTGGATCGCTGGCTGGCCCGCACCCCCACCTGGCCGGGGGTGGAAGGGATCGACCTGAGCATTACCCTGGGCACTTATCGCCAAACCGCCACTGCCCCTCTGCGCCCGGGGCAACCGGCCACCTTCACCTTCACCAATCCTCCCGCCGGGGAAGCGGAGCTCAGCGCCATCGCCTATCGGGGATCCACCACTCTGGCGCAAGGGAAGGGATCCCTGACCCTTTCTGCCCGCTCTGGGAGTTCTGGCAGTGTCAATCGTCCTCCCCAAGACACAGAGCGCCAGCGCCGCCTTTCTATGTTGGTGCTCTCTGAGGTGGGGGTACCGCTTCTGCACAGTAGCTCGGCAACTCCCGCTCTCGGCCAGCCGTTGCTGCTCTCAGGGGAAAATTTGGAGCGGGTGGAAACAGTTCTCTTTGCTGCAGCAGCCAATCCCGAGCGCATCCTGAGGGGGGAAATTCGCTCCCGCAGCGGTGACCGTTTGGTGGTGATGCCGCCTTCTTCTCTTTCCGGCTCAGTTTGGGTTGCTGTTGCGGATGCTTCCGGGCAAGGGTTGGGCACTCTGGTCTACGATTGGCCTGCCGCTACTCCTTCCCCCAGCCCCTCTCCCACCCCCACTGCTCCGGCAGCATCGGCCTGGGTGGTGGAAACTTTGCTGGATGGCCGCACCTCGCCCGCGGCAGATCCTGTCGGCAACGCCCCTGATAACACCGGCACCGAGTCCAGGATCTACCTGCAGCAAATCAGCGGCATTGCTGTGGATCCTGAAGGAGCCTTCTATTTAGCCGATAGAGCCCAGCACCGCATCTTCCGGCTGTCTCCAGAGGGGGAATTGGAAGTTTGGGCCGGCACAGGCCAAGCAGGCCGCCGCGACGGAGCAGCCAATCAAGCTCAGTTTGACTCCCCACAGGGGCTGCTCTGGGATCCCAAGGGGGGATTGTGGGTGGCCGACAGCGGCAACCATTGCCTGCGCTATATCAACCTGCAACGACAGGTGAGCACCTTTGCCGGCACTTGTATAGCCGGATACCGAGATGGGGGGCTTGACCGAGCTCAGTTCCGGGAGCCATCTGGGCTGGCTTTGGGTTCAGATGGCAGCCTCTACGTTGCCGACCGCGCCAATCGCCGCATCCGCCGCATCACCCCTGCAGGTGAAGTGACCACGGTTGCCGGCACCGGCCAGCCGGGATCCGTCGATGGCCCAGCAGAACAGGCCCAGCTCCTGCAGCCCACGGCTCTGGCGGTGGATAAGGAGGGGAACCTCTGGATTGCCGATGGACATCGCCTGCGCCGGCTCTCTGCTGGCGGACGAGTGACCACCCTCTCCGGGGCAGAGCCAGGCTATCGGGATGGCCCCCTGGCAGAGGCCCGTTTTCAAACCCTGGGGGGGCTGGCCTTCGATGCGGCAGGCAACCTCTGGGTAGCCGACCGAGATAACCATCGCATTCGTCGTCTTCAGCCTGGGGGACAAGTTTCCACCTTGGCCGGACAGAATCAGCCCGGCTGGCAGGATGGCCCCACCTCGGTGGCCCGGTTCGATCAACCTGCCGGCTTGGCAGTCTTACCGGATGGCAGTGTGGTGGTGGTGGATGCCGGCTTGCCGGGCTTGCGTCGCATAAGCCGCGTTGCTTCTGGGCCTGTCACCCCAACCCCTGGGGGATCTCTGTAG
- a CDS encoding C39 family peptidase gives MLLTMQAQTHFTYRTGFQRWRAGEAQGFQDWSTQGICLNARGQLVLDPEGLRQEVSLEEPEVALRTPSRLRDNAPHRLRDRGRPFYPLGPYWVGEATSPAVPTSFPMVGAIASWNATTPPGTWLELWIRAKLSDRWTKWYHGGVWAADPLTLASHSVQGQGDEDGNLYTDLLVLKDTLNGAEAFQVRVRLFTQEPGRSAVVDQVAVAISNEPVRPSRLSPGDPSRWGKILDLPWCSQMVYPDGGEVWCSPTSLAMVMAYWKRDPRPCEVLVRAAVAGVYDRVYQGHGNWAFNVAHAAEQGLSGVVARLESLAQAEAWIAAGVPVVLSYAWGEGELEGAPIPRSNGHLAVLVGFARGSGAEQFSHGDPILHDPAAKTNEEVRRTYRREQLESLWLEHSGGTVYLIHPREWPVPTL, from the coding sequence ATGCTCTTGACGATGCAAGCCCAGACCCACTTCACCTATCGCACCGGGTTTCAGCGCTGGCGGGCGGGAGAAGCTCAGGGGTTTCAGGACTGGTCAACCCAAGGGATCTGCCTGAACGCCCGAGGGCAATTGGTCTTGGATCCAGAGGGTTTGCGGCAAGAAGTCAGCCTTGAAGAGCCTGAGGTGGCGCTAAGGACTCCGTCCCGCTTACGCGATAATGCTCCGCACCGCTTACGCGATCGGGGGCGCCCTTTCTATCCCCTTGGCCCCTACTGGGTGGGAGAAGCCACCAGCCCAGCAGTCCCCACCAGCTTCCCTATGGTCGGGGCAATCGCTTCCTGGAATGCCACCACGCCCCCCGGCACCTGGTTGGAACTGTGGATTCGGGCCAAGCTTTCAGACCGCTGGACAAAGTGGTATCACGGCGGGGTATGGGCTGCGGATCCCTTGACTCTGGCCAGCCACTCAGTGCAAGGACAAGGGGATGAGGATGGCAACCTGTACACGGACTTGCTGGTGCTCAAGGATACCCTCAACGGAGCAGAAGCCTTCCAGGTCAGGGTGCGCCTGTTCACGCAAGAGCCAGGCCGTTCTGCCGTTGTGGATCAGGTGGCAGTTGCCATTTCCAACGAGCCGGTCAGGCCCAGCCGCCTATCCCCTGGGGATCCCAGCCGCTGGGGCAAAATCTTGGATCTGCCTTGGTGCTCCCAGATGGTGTACCCCGATGGGGGAGAGGTCTGGTGTAGCCCCACCTCTTTGGCGATGGTGATGGCCTACTGGAAGCGGGATCCCCGTCCCTGTGAGGTGTTGGTGCGCGCAGCAGTGGCCGGTGTGTATGACCGGGTTTACCAGGGCCATGGCAACTGGGCTTTCAACGTCGCCCATGCTGCAGAGCAGGGTTTGTCCGGCGTGGTGGCGCGGCTGGAGAGCTTGGCCCAAGCAGAAGCCTGGATCGCGGCAGGGGTTCCGGTGGTCCTCAGCTATGCTTGGGGTGAGGGAGAACTGGAAGGGGCGCCAATTCCCAGAAGCAACGGCCATCTGGCGGTGCTGGTGGGGTTTGCTCGCGGCAGCGGTGCGGAGCAGTTTAGCCACGGGGATCCCATCCTCCACGATCCGGCGGCCAAAACCAACGAAGAGGTTCGCCGTACCTACCGCCGCGAACAGCTAGAGTCGTTGTGGCTGGAGCACTCCGGGGGTACCGTCTACTTGATTCATCCGCGAGAGTGGCCTGTCCCCACTCTATAG
- a CDS encoding DNA-3-methyladenine glycosylase → MEWLSQPAPLVAPALLGMVLVRQFADGLQVRAQIVETEAYTAGDPACHAYRRKTQRNQVMFGPPGHLYIYRIYGLYHCLNIVTEPEGIPAAVLIRAAQLDRLPDWIPANKQNQPARAAAGPGLLCQALRIDGSHNGWRLERAEAGQEGIWLEGSPSWQTQLSIVQTTRIGITQGAEIPWRWYIGGHPAVSRY, encoded by the coding sequence GTGGAGTGGTTGAGCCAGCCGGCCCCGCTGGTGGCACCTGCCTTGCTGGGCATGGTTCTGGTGCGGCAATTTGCCGATGGGCTGCAGGTGCGGGCCCAGATCGTAGAGACGGAGGCCTACACGGCTGGGGATCCGGCCTGCCATGCCTACCGCCGCAAGACCCAACGCAACCAGGTCATGTTTGGCCCGCCAGGGCATCTCTACATCTATCGCATCTACGGCCTCTACCACTGCCTAAATATCGTTACCGAGCCAGAAGGGATCCCGGCGGCGGTTCTGATCCGGGCAGCTCAGTTGGATCGCCTGCCAGACTGGATCCCGGCCAACAAACAGAATCAGCCAGCACGGGCGGCGGCGGGGCCGGGCCTGCTCTGTCAAGCCCTGCGCATCGACGGATCCCACAACGGCTGGCGGCTAGAGCGGGCGGAAGCCGGCCAGGAAGGCATTTGGCTGGAGGGATCCCCCTCTTGGCAAACGCAGTTGTCCATCGTCCAAACCACCCGCATCGGCATCACCCAAGGAGCCGAGATCCCCTGGCGCTGGTACATTGGTGGACATCCGGCGGTGTCGCGCTATTAG
- a CDS encoding ubiquitin-like small modifier protein 1 translates to MAVKVLIPNTLRALTQDQGVVNCEGSTIRELLDALEQRCPGIKARLCDEKGELRRFVNFYVNSEDIRFLKGCDTPLQDGDEVSIVPAVAGG, encoded by the coding sequence ATGGCAGTCAAGGTGCTGATTCCCAACACGCTGCGGGCGCTCACCCAGGATCAGGGGGTGGTGAATTGCGAGGGATCCACCATCCGCGAATTGTTGGATGCTTTGGAACAACGCTGTCCGGGGATTAAGGCGCGGCTGTGCGATGAGAAGGGGGAATTGCGCCGCTTCGTCAACTTTTATGTGAACAGCGAAGACATTCGCTTCCTCAAGGGATGTGACACCCCTCTGCAAGATGGGGATGAGGTGAGCATCGTCCCTGCCGTTGCTGGGGGCTGA
- a CDS encoding fasciclin domain-containing protein, giving the protein MPIFPSVQRLVRRWIPLAAVVAPLVFAPAAQPQGLNTIAVELETLPSSYSTLAAALRATGLNTALAGPGPFTVFAPSDVAFGQLPPGTVETLLQPASRAQLTRILTYHVVPGRITSFDLRPGQSTTLTTLAGLPLQVQVGSDGSIRVNGANVNLADIPVSNGVIHGIDGVLLP; this is encoded by the coding sequence ATGCCTATCTTTCCTTCTGTTCAACGCCTTGTTCGCCGTTGGATCCCGTTGGCGGCTGTAGTGGCCCCGCTTGTCTTTGCTCCTGCGGCCCAGCCTCAAGGGCTAAACACCATTGCCGTTGAGCTGGAAACTTTGCCCAGCAGCTACTCGACGCTGGCGGCAGCTTTGCGGGCGACGGGCCTGAATACGGCGTTGGCAGGGCCGGGGCCGTTCACGGTCTTTGCCCCTTCCGATGTGGCCTTTGGGCAACTGCCGCCGGGTACGGTGGAGACGCTGTTGCAGCCGGCCAGCCGGGCTCAGCTCACCCGCATTCTCACGTATCATGTGGTGCCGGGGCGGATTACCTCGTTTGACCTGCGGCCCGGCCAATCGACCACTCTGACCACCTTGGCAGGGCTGCCGCTGCAGGTGCAGGTGGGATCCGATGGCAGCATCCGGGTCAACGGGGCTAACGTGAACCTGGCGGATATTCCAGTTTCCAACGGCGTGATTCACGGCATCGATGGGGTGCTGCTACCCTAG
- the thrC gene encoding threonine synthase yields the protein MSQTLSERPLSPADSPLASALHSSKVGFSRLRCRECGAEYEPVAKHVCELCFGPLEVVYDYDWLRHSVSRQSIQAGPLSIWRYRPFLPVTSEKPIDVGTGMTPLVKAERLGRRLGLKNLYIKNDAVNMPTLSFKDRVVSVALTRAKELGFTTVSCASTGNLANSTAAIAAHAGLDCTIFIPADLEAGKVLGSLIYNPTVMAVEGNYDQVNRLCAEVADRYGWGFVNINLRPYYSEGSKTLAYEVVEQLGWQLPDQVVIPLASGSLYTKVYKGFQEFVKVGLVADKPVAFHGAQAQGCAPIAQAFREGRDFVSPVKPNTIAKSIAIGNPADGIYALDIARKTGGQIETAADPEIVAGIKLLAETEGIFTETAGGTTIAVLKHLAESGQIDPEAVTVAYITGNGLKTQEAVQPHVGHPLVISPKLESFEQALERARTLERLDWQEASV from the coding sequence ATGTCCCAAACTCTTTCCGAACGCCCGCTCAGCCCTGCCGATTCCCCGTTGGCCTCTGCCTTGCACAGCTCCAAGGTGGGCTTCAGCCGTTTGCGCTGTCGGGAGTGTGGCGCCGAGTATGAGCCGGTCGCCAAGCATGTTTGTGAGCTGTGTTTCGGCCCCCTGGAAGTGGTTTATGACTACGACTGGCTGAGGCACAGCGTCAGCCGGCAGAGCATCCAAGCTGGGCCGCTGTCTATCTGGCGCTATCGGCCTTTTCTGCCAGTAACTTCTGAAAAGCCCATCGATGTGGGCACCGGCATGACCCCGCTGGTTAAGGCGGAGCGGCTGGGTCGGCGGCTGGGGTTAAAAAATCTTTACATCAAGAACGATGCCGTCAACATGCCCACCCTTAGCTTCAAGGATCGGGTGGTGTCGGTGGCGCTGACCCGCGCCAAGGAGCTGGGTTTTACCACCGTTTCCTGCGCCAGCACGGGCAATCTGGCCAACTCCACCGCTGCTATTGCCGCCCACGCCGGCTTGGACTGCACCATCTTCATCCCGGCGGACTTAGAAGCGGGCAAAGTGCTGGGATCCCTGATTTACAACCCCACCGTCATGGCGGTGGAGGGCAACTACGACCAGGTGAACCGCCTCTGCGCCGAGGTGGCGGATCGCTACGGCTGGGGCTTCGTCAATATCAACCTGCGCCCCTACTACTCGGAAGGCTCCAAAACCCTGGCCTACGAGGTGGTGGAGCAACTGGGCTGGCAACTGCCGGATCAGGTGGTGATCCCGCTGGCCTCGGGATCCCTGTACACCAAGGTTTATAAAGGCTTCCAGGAGTTTGTGAAGGTGGGGCTGGTGGCGGATAAGCCGGTCGCCTTCCACGGCGCACAGGCGCAGGGCTGCGCGCCCATTGCCCAGGCGTTTCGCGAGGGGCGGGATTTTGTCAGCCCTGTTAAGCCCAATACCATCGCCAAATCCATCGCCATCGGCAACCCTGCCGACGGGATCTACGCCCTGGACATTGCCCGCAAAACCGGCGGCCAGATCGAGACGGCTGCCGATCCGGAGATTGTTGCCGGCATCAAGCTTTTGGCCGAGACCGAAGGCATCTTCACCGAGACTGCCGGCGGCACCACCATTGCCGTGCTCAAACACCTGGCAGAATCCGGTCAAATCGATCCGGAGGCGGTTACAGTAGCCTACATTACTGGCAACGGCCTGAAGACCCAGGAGGCGGTTCAACCCCACGTAGGCCATCCTCTGGTGATCTCGCCCAAGCTGGAGAGCTTTGAACAGGCTTTGGAGCGCGCCCGCACCCTAGAGCGGCTGGACTGGCAAGAGGCATCAGTATGA